Proteins encoded by one window of Erythrobacter sp.:
- a CDS encoding NifU family protein, giving the protein MFIETETTPNPATLKFLPGRAVMPSGTRDFATPEDAEASPLAQALFDTGEVTGVFFGSDFVSVTAAPGTSWSDLKPQVVAVLLDHFVSEAPLFAGGDASGFAVPAEDDASDFGNDDGTEDIVAQINELIETRVRPAVASDGGDIRYRGFRDGVVFLQMQGACSGCPSSAATLKHGIEGLLKHYVPEVKEVRAA; this is encoded by the coding sequence ATGTTCATCGAGACCGAAACCACGCCCAACCCCGCGACGCTCAAGTTCCTGCCCGGTCGGGCAGTGATGCCATCGGGCACCCGCGATTTCGCCACGCCCGAAGATGCCGAGGCCAGCCCACTGGCGCAGGCGCTGTTCGATACCGGCGAAGTGACCGGGGTGTTTTTCGGCAGCGATTTCGTTTCCGTCACTGCCGCGCCCGGCACCTCGTGGAGCGACCTCAAGCCGCAGGTCGTCGCGGTACTGCTCGATCACTTCGTTTCCGAAGCTCCGCTTTTCGCAGGGGGCGACGCCAGCGGCTTCGCGGTTCCGGCGGAAGACGACGCCAGCGATTTCGGCAATGACGATGGCACCGAGGATATTGTCGCCCAGATCAACGAGCTGATCGAAACCCGCGTCCGCCCCGCGGTTGCCAGCGATGGCGGCGACATTCGCTATCGCGGGTTCCGGGACGGGGTGGTGTTCCTGCAGATGCAGGGTGCCTGCTCGGGCTGCCCCAGTTCCGCTGCCACGCTCAAGCACGGCATCGAGGGGCTGCTGAAGCATTACGTTCCCGAAGTGAAGGAAGTCCGCGCAGCCTAA
- the egtB gene encoding ergothioneine biosynthesis protein EgtB, translating into MPPPSRHTRPSADFAAPPSLGARFRRTRALTESLLAALSEADATVQSMDDASPAKWHAAHTTWFWETFLLRDHASGYRLHDERFPFLFNSYYEAEGDRIARANRGLLSRPTLGEVLDWRAHVDAAMESLLEDSAHADLIALGIAHEEQHIELLLTDIKHAFSKNPLGPAMWPHDASPREGGGLLELSNEATQDSRLRGSSQSDEWLTHPGGIARVGHQEGGFAFDNEGPAHRVLLEPFALSRRLVTNAEWAQFIAEGGYRDARLWLSDAWAWVQRCSIGAPLYWRAQDEGDEQFTHSGWQPRDPHAPVCHISYYEADAFATWAGARLPTEFEWEAIARGQDVVGSEQRFDAGAGNQLDIAAPPIPVGTGELFGDVWQFTRSAYLPYPRFKPADGAVGEYNGKFMAGQWVLKGASCATVRGHSRASYRNFFYPQQRWQFTGLRLAKDL; encoded by the coding sequence TTGCCCCCACCCAGCAGACACACTCGCCCCAGCGCGGATTTCGCCGCCCCGCCTTCGCTCGGCGCGCGTTTTCGCCGCACCCGAGCGCTGACCGAGAGCCTGCTCGCCGCGCTGAGCGAGGCCGACGCCACGGTGCAGTCGATGGACGACGCCTCGCCCGCGAAATGGCACGCGGCGCATACGACGTGGTTCTGGGAAACCTTCCTGCTACGCGATCACGCGTCCGGCTATCGCCTGCATGACGAGCGTTTTCCGTTCCTGTTCAATTCCTATTACGAGGCCGAGGGTGACCGGATCGCTCGCGCCAATCGCGGGCTGCTGTCGCGCCCCACGCTGGGCGAAGTGCTCGACTGGCGTGCCCATGTCGATGCAGCGATGGAAAGCTTGTTGGAAGATTCTGCCCACGCCGATCTGATCGCCCTGGGGATCGCCCATGAGGAGCAGCACATCGAACTGCTGCTTACCGACATCAAGCACGCCTTCAGCAAGAACCCGCTCGGCCCGGCGATGTGGCCGCACGACGCGAGTCCCCGCGAAGGCGGGGGTCTGCTCGAATTGTCCAACGAGGCCACACAAGACTCCCGCCTGCGCGGGAGTTCACAAAGCGACGAATGGCTTACCCACCCCGGCGGCATTGCACGCGTCGGCCATCAGGAAGGCGGCTTCGCGTTCGACAACGAAGGCCCCGCGCACCGGGTGCTGCTCGAACCCTTCGCCCTATCGCGCCGCCTCGTCACCAACGCCGAATGGGCGCAGTTCATCGCCGAAGGCGGCTATCGCGATGCCCGCCTGTGGCTGTCAGACGCCTGGGCTTGGGTCCAGCGGTGCAGCATTGGCGCGCCGCTCTACTGGCGCGCTCAAGACGAGGGCGACGAACAGTTCACCCATTCCGGCTGGCAGCCGCGCGATCCGCACGCGCCTGTCTGCCATATCTCCTATTACGAGGCCGATGCCTTCGCCACCTGGGCGGGCGCGCGGCTGCCGACTGAGTTCGAGTGGGAAGCCATCGCGCGCGGGCAGGACGTGGTGGGCAGCGAGCAGCGCTTCGATGCCGGCGCGGGCAACCAGCTCGACATTGCCGCGCCGCCGATTCCGGTCGGCACGGGCGAGCTGTTCGGCGATGTCTGGCAGTTCACCCGCTCCGCATATCTCCCCTATCCGCGCTTCAAGCCAGCCGACGGCGCGGTGGGCGAGTACAACGGCAAGTTCATGGCCGGGCAGTGGGTGCTCAAAGGCGCCAGCTGCGCGACGGTGCGCGGCCATTCGCGCGCCTCCTACCGCAATTTCTTCTACCCCCAGCAGCGTTGGCAGTTCACCGGCCTGCGCCTTGCAAAGGATCTGTGA
- a CDS encoding insulinase family protein, with product MTFLSRATRAFLPLALLAPLAAPIPVFAQDCIIRATADDQPQYAMPDDPWIYRGTDIPVDEQWLFGEMPNGVRYAVRQNDVPPCQASLRVRIDAGSLHEEDSERGFAHLLEHMVFRESSTFGPGEAIAHFQRLGASFGFDTNASTSPTATTYNLNLPNANRTTLDDSVRRFAGMVISPRLSAENLAADVPIVLSERREQAGPQRRVAEETTGTFFAGQLLAERSPIGTVETLQGATAQAVQAFHQRWYRPENAVVVLVGDADPRVLASIVEEHFAGWQGNGPFVPAPDFGDPVAPAGADPDYPVGEVNVIVEPGQPRGVTYAVMRPWVEVVDNLEYNRRNLLGQVAAAVVNRRLENRARAGGSFLFAGVGREKISRSVDGTFITFAPLTDDWETALDDVRSVIADALAEAPAQSEIDQAVAQFDVAFVDMVEQSRIQAGSSLADQIVQAVDIREAVASPETFLEVFRSIAPRFTPADVLGATQELFEGEVIRSVMLTPAPGEATEAQLAAALAEPVVASNVARDAAEAINFADLPAIGAPTMPTSREPIGVLGVERLTFPNGVRALLMDTDNEPGRVTVRVRFGGGWRAFEDDEAVYAALGPLALVNSGIGPLRQNDLDRIAADRKLSFDFTIDDGTFQFQGLTRQEDLEQQLYLFAAKLANPSWDPNPVERARASALIAYDSYGRDPNGVLNRDLDWLLRDDDPRFATPTPAQMQAATPEGFREVWERLLAQGTVEVAVFGDIDRDNTIAALGRTFGAMPARNPLPAEMEARGVEFPEADSEPRTLTHAGDADQAAAVIAWPLGGGSEGIVQSRKLDLLSQIFSNRLLDALRERAGAAYSPFVAADWPLDVDSGGVMFALVQIEPELLPTFFDMAQQIARDLATTGPTPDELERAVEPSRQFLLRAQTGHTFWLNQLQGAGFDPNRIAYLPTIYSDYDQATVDEMQELAKRYLARPGWRLQVLPEAGGAGATSAVAGR from the coding sequence ATGACTTTTCTTTCCCGCGCCACTCGCGCTTTCCTCCCGCTTGCGCTGCTCGCGCCGCTGGCCGCGCCGATTCCTGTATTCGCGCAGGATTGCATCATCCGCGCCACTGCCGACGACCAGCCGCAATATGCGATGCCCGACGATCCATGGATCTATCGCGGCACGGATATCCCGGTGGACGAGCAGTGGCTGTTCGGCGAAATGCCCAACGGTGTGCGCTATGCAGTGCGGCAGAACGACGTGCCGCCGTGCCAGGCCAGTCTGCGGGTCCGCATCGATGCCGGTTCGCTGCACGAGGAAGACAGCGAGCGCGGCTTTGCCCACCTGCTCGAACACATGGTGTTCCGCGAAAGCTCCACTTTCGGTCCCGGCGAGGCGATTGCGCATTTCCAGCGGCTCGGCGCGAGCTTCGGTTTCGATACCAATGCCAGCACCAGCCCCACGGCGACGACCTACAACCTCAACCTGCCCAACGCCAATCGCACCACGCTCGACGACAGCGTGCGGCGCTTTGCCGGGATGGTAATCTCGCCCCGGCTCTCGGCGGAGAATCTCGCAGCTGATGTGCCGATCGTGCTCAGCGAACGGCGCGAGCAGGCCGGGCCGCAGCGGCGGGTGGCCGAAGAGACGACCGGTACTTTCTTTGCCGGGCAATTGCTGGCCGAGCGCAGCCCCATCGGCACGGTGGAGACGTTGCAGGGTGCCACTGCGCAGGCCGTGCAGGCCTTCCACCAGCGCTGGTACCGCCCCGAAAACGCCGTGGTCGTGCTGGTCGGCGATGCCGATCCGCGCGTGCTGGCATCTATCGTGGAGGAACACTTCGCCGGGTGGCAGGGCAACGGTCCCTTCGTCCCCGCGCCTGATTTCGGCGATCCGGTCGCACCCGCCGGTGCCGATCCGGACTATCCGGTGGGCGAGGTCAATGTGATCGTCGAACCCGGCCAGCCGCGCGGCGTTACCTATGCGGTGATGCGCCCGTGGGTCGAAGTGGTGGACAACCTCGAATACAACCGCCGCAACCTGCTGGGGCAGGTCGCCGCAGCAGTGGTCAACCGGCGGCTGGAAAACCGCGCCCGCGCCGGGGGCAGCTTTCTGTTCGCCGGGGTTGGCCGGGAAAAGATCAGCCGCTCGGTCGATGGCACTTTCATCACCTTCGCGCCGCTGACCGACGACTGGGAAACCGCGCTGGACGATGTCCGCAGCGTGATCGCCGATGCGCTTGCCGAAGCGCCCGCGCAGTCGGAGATCGATCAGGCGGTGGCGCAGTTCGATGTCGCCTTTGTCGACATGGTTGAGCAATCGCGCATCCAGGCGGGGTCCTCGCTCGCCGACCAGATCGTGCAGGCGGTGGACATTCGCGAAGCCGTGGCGAGCCCGGAAACCTTCCTCGAAGTGTTCCGCTCGATCGCCCCGCGTTTCACGCCTGCCGACGTGCTCGGCGCGACGCAGGAACTGTTCGAAGGTGAGGTGATCCGCTCGGTCATGCTCACGCCCGCTCCGGGCGAAGCGACCGAAGCGCAACTGGCGGCCGCGCTCGCCGAACCGGTCGTGGCGAGCAATGTTGCCCGTGACGCTGCCGAAGCCATCAATTTCGCCGATCTGCCTGCAATCGGCGCGCCGACGATGCCAACCAGTCGCGAACCGATTGGCGTACTTGGCGTCGAGCGGCTCACCTTTCCCAACGGCGTGCGCGCACTGCTGATGGATACCGATAACGAACCCGGCCGCGTGACAGTACGGGTGCGGTTCGGCGGCGGCTGGCGCGCATTCGAAGATGACGAAGCGGTTTACGCTGCGCTTGGCCCGCTCGCGCTGGTCAATTCGGGCATCGGCCCGCTTCGCCAGAACGATCTCGATCGCATTGCGGCGGATCGCAAGCTGTCATTCGACTTTACCATCGACGATGGCACCTTCCAGTTTCAGGGACTCACCCGGCAGGAAGATCTGGAGCAGCAACTCTATCTGTTCGCCGCCAAGCTCGCCAATCCGAGCTGGGACCCGAACCCGGTGGAGCGGGCGCGGGCATCGGCACTGATCGCCTACGACAGCTACGGGCGTGATCCTAACGGCGTGCTCAACCGCGATCTTGACTGGCTGCTGCGCGATGACGACCCGCGTTTTGCCACGCCTACCCCCGCACAGATGCAGGCGGCCACGCCCGAAGGCTTCCGCGAAGTCTGGGAGCGACTGCTGGCACAAGGGACGGTGGAAGTCGCGGTATTCGGCGACATTGACCGTGACAACACCATCGCCGCGCTCGGCCGCACATTTGGTGCCATGCCTGCGCGCAATCCGCTGCCCGCCGAAATGGAGGCGCGCGGGGTGGAATTCCCCGAGGCGGATTCGGAACCGCGTACGCTGACCCACGCGGGCGATGCCGATCAGGCGGCGGCCGTGATTGCCTGGCCGCTTGGCGGTGGCTCCGAGGGCATCGTCCAGAGCCGCAAGCTCGACCTGCTGTCGCAGATCTTCTCCAACCGCCTGCTCGATGCCCTGCGTGAACGCGCCGGAGCCGCCTATTCGCCGTTCGTGGCTGCCGACTGGCCGCTCGATGTCGATAGCGGCGGGGTGATGTTCGCGTTGGTGCAGATCGAGCCGGAACTGCTGCCCACGTTCTTCGACATGGCGCAGCAGATCGCCCGCGATCTGGCTACCACCGGCCCCACGCCGGACGAGCTGGAGCGCGCGGTGGAACCCTCGCGGCAGTTCCTGCTGCGCGCGCAGACCGGGCACACCTTCTGGCTTAACCAGTTGCAGGGCGCGGGCTTCGATCCCAACCGCATCGCCTATCTGCCGACGATTTACTCCGACTATGACCAGGCGACGGTGGATGAAATGCAGGAACTGGCTAAGCGCTACCTGGCCCGGCCCGGCTGGCGCTTGCAGGTGCTGCCCGAAGCGGGTGGAGCCGGGGCGACGTCGGCGGTGGCCGGGCGCTGA
- the tsaB gene encoding tRNA (adenosine(37)-N6)-threonylcarbamoyltransferase complex dimerization subunit type 1 TsaB: MRILAIDCATEACSAALFDGGALVDGRFELLHRGHAERLVPMIAELPDKGRADRILVSLGPGSFTGVRIGLAAARALGLAWGAEVFGYPTMALVAAMAQEEHPDRPLTVCTTGGHGEWFVQEFGAVGLPLAEVISQTPEAAKRSLRNSIVAGSRAGDLLANSGAEAIALDILPDARCAHLLPPALLTPALSPIYGRPPDARLPGAV, encoded by the coding sequence ATGCGGATATTGGCGATAGACTGTGCGACCGAGGCCTGTTCGGCGGCGCTGTTCGACGGCGGAGCGCTGGTCGATGGCCGGTTCGAACTGCTGCATCGCGGCCACGCCGAACGGCTGGTGCCGATGATCGCCGAACTGCCGGACAAGGGCCGAGCAGATCGCATTCTCGTCTCCCTCGGCCCCGGCAGCTTTACCGGCGTGCGGATCGGGCTGGCGGCGGCGCGCGCGCTGGGGCTGGCCTGGGGTGCGGAAGTGTTCGGCTATCCGACCATGGCTCTGGTGGCGGCGATGGCGCAGGAAGAGCATCCTGACAGACCGCTGACTGTGTGCACGACTGGCGGGCATGGCGAATGGTTCGTGCAGGAGTTCGGTGCCGTTGGCCTGCCGCTGGCCGAAGTGATTTCCCAGACGCCTGAAGCAGCGAAGCGCTCCCTTCGCAATTCGATAGTCGCGGGAAGCAGGGCCGGCGACCTTTTGGCAAATAGTGGCGCAGAAGCGATCGCACTCGACATCCTCCCCGATGCCCGCTGCGCCCACTTGCTGCCGCCCGCACTCCTCACCCCTGCCCTCAGCCCGATCTACGGGCGCCCGCCCGACGCGCGGTTACCGGGGGCAGTTTGA
- a CDS encoding malonic semialdehyde reductase, whose translation MTETLSDAALDQLFREARSFNGWLDQPVSDEQIHAIYELTKMGPTSANQQPGRFVWCKSQESRERLAAHASEGNKKKILTAPVCVVIGYDLDFHEQLPWLFPHTDAKSWFTGSEESRKESAFRNSVLQGAYLMLAARSLGLDCGPMSGFDQDGVTKEFFADQPRYRADWLCSIGYGDKTTIFDRSPRPEFATFNKLI comes from the coding sequence GTGACCGAAACCCTTTCCGACGCCGCGCTCGACCAGCTCTTCCGCGAAGCTCGCAGCTTCAACGGCTGGCTCGACCAGCCGGTGAGCGACGAACAGATCCACGCGATTTACGAATTGACCAAGATGGGGCCGACATCGGCCAACCAGCAGCCGGGCCGATTTGTCTGGTGCAAATCGCAGGAGTCGCGGGAGCGGCTGGCGGCCCATGCCTCTGAAGGCAACAAGAAGAAGATCCTCACCGCGCCGGTCTGCGTCGTGATCGGTTACGATCTCGATTTCCATGAGCAGTTGCCGTGGCTGTTCCCGCACACTGATGCCAAAAGCTGGTTCACCGGCAGCGAGGAATCCCGCAAGGAAAGCGCGTTCCGCAATTCGGTGCTGCAAGGCGCATACCTGATGCTGGCGGCGCGATCGCTCGGCCTTGATTGCGGGCCGATGTCGGGCTTCGACCAGGACGGGGTGACGAAGGAATTCTTCGCCGACCAGCCGCGTTACCGCGCCGACTGGCTGTGCTCGATCGGCTATGGCGACAAGACCACCATTTTCGACCGCAGCCCGCGCCCGGAATTTGCCACCTTCAACAAACTGATCTGA
- a CDS encoding GNAT family N-acetyltransferase encodes MVVMREAFDSRYGEAWTERQVADALLTPNTHFMISGWGDGAECDPAKATGFALSRQALDEEELLLIAVRPQFRGTGVGRQLLADFIAEARERGTIKIFLEMRCGNRAEHLYRKAGFVQVGLRRGYYRGALGGPIDAITFALDLG; translated from the coding sequence ATGGTGGTCATGCGCGAAGCCTTCGACAGCAGGTACGGCGAGGCATGGACCGAACGGCAGGTAGCCGACGCGTTGCTGACGCCCAACACGCATTTCATGATCTCCGGCTGGGGCGACGGCGCAGAATGCGATCCCGCCAAGGCGACAGGCTTCGCCCTCTCCCGCCAAGCGCTAGACGAGGAAGAACTGCTACTGATCGCAGTGCGTCCACAATTTCGCGGCACCGGAGTGGGGCGGCAATTGCTCGCCGATTTCATTGCCGAAGCGCGCGAACGGGGCACGATCAAGATCTTCCTCGAAATGCGCTGCGGAAATCGCGCCGAACATCTCTATCGCAAGGCGGGCTTTGTCCAGGTCGGCTTGCGGCGCGGCTACTATCGCGGGGCTCTGGGCGGCCCGATCGACGCGATTACTTTCGCGCTCGACCTTGGATGA
- a CDS encoding 3-deoxy-7-phosphoheptulonate synthase class II yields MNELNQVAQNWNPASWRQDNFTAKHLPAYDDAQALADATQVLAGFPPLVFAGEARKLKAELGTVANGGAFLLQGGDCAESFAEFSANNIRDTFRVILQMAAVLTFASKMPVVKVGRMAGQFAKPRSSDFETIGDVTLPSYFGDNVNGIEFTPETRRNDPQRMLRAYSQAAATLNLLRAFAGGGYANLREVHRWTLDFMGRSPWADQFQTIADRIGEALDFMDACGVDIENDPNLKATSFYTSHEALLLPYEEAMTRQDSLTGDWYDTSAHMLWIGDRTRFIDSAHVEFLRGVNNPIGVKCGPSLEPDALLHMLDVLNPAREPGRITLIARFGHDKVEKGLPPLVRAVTRAGHPVVWSCDPMHGNVIKADSGYKTRPFDRILAEVRGFFAVHRAEGTHAGGIHLEMTGQDVTECTGGAIAITDAGLNDRYHTHCDPRLNAAQSLELAFLLAEMLNLELKDRARAAA; encoded by the coding sequence ATGAACGAGTTGAACCAAGTGGCACAGAATTGGAATCCCGCAAGCTGGAGGCAGGACAACTTCACCGCGAAGCACCTGCCCGCCTATGATGACGCGCAGGCGCTGGCCGATGCCACGCAAGTGCTCGCCGGGTTTCCGCCCCTGGTCTTTGCCGGGGAAGCGCGCAAGCTGAAGGCAGAACTGGGCACGGTCGCCAATGGTGGGGCCTTCCTTCTCCAGGGCGGCGACTGCGCCGAAAGCTTTGCCGAATTCAGCGCCAACAATATCCGCGATACCTTCCGCGTGATCCTGCAAATGGCCGCCGTGCTAACCTTCGCCAGCAAGATGCCGGTGGTGAAAGTCGGGCGCATGGCCGGGCAATTCGCCAAGCCGCGCAGCTCCGATTTCGAAACCATCGGTGATGTGACCCTGCCGAGCTACTTCGGCGACAACGTCAACGGGATCGAGTTCACGCCCGAAACCCGCCGCAACGATCCGCAGCGGATGCTACGCGCCTATTCGCAGGCTGCGGCCACATTGAACCTGCTGCGCGCCTTTGCCGGCGGCGGCTATGCCAACCTGCGCGAAGTCCATCGCTGGACGCTCGATTTCATGGGCCGTAGTCCGTGGGCGGACCAGTTCCAGACCATCGCCGACCGGATCGGCGAAGCGCTCGATTTCATGGACGCCTGCGGGGTCGATATCGAGAACGATCCGAACCTCAAGGCGACCAGCTTCTACACCAGCCACGAAGCGCTGCTGCTGCCGTACGAAGAGGCGATGACGCGGCAGGATTCGCTCACCGGCGACTGGTATGACACCTCCGCGCACATGCTGTGGATCGGGGACCGTACGCGCTTTATCGACTCCGCCCATGTCGAATTCCTGCGCGGAGTGAACAACCCCATCGGCGTGAAATGCGGGCCGAGCCTTGAGCCGGACGCGCTGCTGCACATGCTCGATGTGCTCAATCCCGCGCGCGAGCCGGGGCGGATCACGCTGATCGCCCGCTTCGGGCATGACAAGGTGGAAAAGGGCTTGCCGCCGCTGGTCCGGGCAGTCACCCGCGCCGGGCATCCGGTGGTGTGGAGCTGCGATCCGATGCATGGCAATGTCATCAAGGCGGACAGCGGCTACAAGACGCGGCCCTTCGACCGCATCCTCGCCGAAGTGCGTGGTTTCTTTGCGGTCCACCGCGCGGAAGGCACCCATGCGGGGGGCATCCACCTGGAAATGACCGGGCAGGACGTGACCGAATGCACCGGCGGCGCGATTGCGATCACCGATGCCGGGCTGAATGACCGCTACCACACCCATTGCGATCCGCGCCTTAACGCCGCGCAATCGCTGGAACTGGCCTTCCTGCTGGCGGAAATGCTCAACCTGGAATTGAAGGATCGGGCGCGGGCAGCAGCGTAA